One segment of Streptomyces bathyalis DNA contains the following:
- a CDS encoding ROK family transcriptional regulator, producing MGRPRPQVPSPSLISVLDLLRSTGGITRPELAQRTGLTRKVVVQRVEELIACGLAEDGGMARSSGGRAPREVRFRANGGHLLIAELAATSVTVGLADLSGAILDEAAADVDARSGPDATLERVEQLFDGMLTKRSADSPPVWGIGIGIPGPVATATGRPIGAVSAPGWADYPVRDRLAARYDVPVWVENEVNLMALGEVRAGLAKGRDDVLFVKLGSGIGGAIIAGGTLQRGSGGFAGEIGHTVVTTEVTEPCWCGQSGCLTQIAGARALGNQGEQAAASGRSPILAAIRAEGRRIGVREVLTAASAGDPTSHQLLSHAGELIGRTASVVVNVVNPSVIVVGGGLFSIDDPLMDAFRTTVRAGSLPSAAEDLSVTVSALGNAAGLIGAAYLVVDELLSPRLLAVWSEYGTPQGLADLIHQGG from the coding sequence GTGGGGCGACCGCGGCCGCAGGTCCCGTCGCCGAGCCTGATCTCGGTGCTGGACCTGCTGCGATCGACAGGTGGAATCACCCGGCCCGAGCTGGCTCAGCGCACGGGACTCACCCGCAAGGTCGTGGTGCAGCGCGTCGAGGAATTGATCGCCTGCGGGCTGGCCGAGGACGGCGGCATGGCCAGGTCCTCAGGCGGGCGCGCCCCGCGTGAGGTCAGATTCCGTGCCAACGGCGGGCACTTGCTCATCGCCGAGCTCGCCGCCACCAGTGTCACGGTCGGCCTTGCCGATCTCAGCGGCGCCATCCTGGACGAAGCGGCCGCAGACGTGGACGCCCGCTCCGGACCCGACGCCACCTTGGAGCGGGTCGAGCAGCTCTTCGACGGCATGCTGACCAAGCGGTCCGCGGACAGCCCGCCCGTCTGGGGCATCGGTATCGGCATCCCGGGCCCCGTGGCGACCGCCACCGGACGGCCCATCGGGGCGGTGTCCGCACCGGGCTGGGCGGACTACCCGGTGCGCGACCGCCTCGCGGCCCGGTACGACGTCCCGGTCTGGGTCGAGAACGAGGTCAACCTGATGGCTCTCGGTGAGGTCCGCGCCGGGCTCGCCAAGGGCCGTGACGATGTGCTCTTCGTGAAGCTCGGAAGCGGCATCGGCGGCGCGATCATCGCAGGCGGCACCCTCCAACGCGGCTCCGGAGGCTTTGCCGGTGAGATCGGCCACACCGTCGTCACCACCGAGGTCACCGAACCCTGCTGGTGCGGGCAGAGTGGATGCCTCACTCAGATCGCCGGCGCCAGAGCGCTCGGCAACCAGGGCGAGCAGGCGGCGGCGTCGGGCCGCAGCCCCATCCTCGCTGCCATCCGGGCGGAGGGACGGCGGATCGGCGTCCGCGAAGTCCTCACGGCAGCTTCGGCGGGAGACCCGACCAGCCATCAACTCCTCAGCCACGCCGGCGAGTTGATCGGACGGACAGCCTCAGTCGTCGTCAACGTGGTCAACCCGTCCGTCATCGTCGTCGGCGGAGGCCTGTTCAGCATCGACGACCCGCTGATGGACGCCTTCCGCACCACGGTCCGCGCCGGATCGCTGCCCAGCGCGGCAGAGGATCTGAGCGTCACCGTATCGGCGCTGGGCAATGCCGCGGGGCTCATCGGTGCCGCTTATCTGGTCGTCGACGAACTGCTCTCACCACGCCTTCTGGCCGTCTGGAGTGAGTACGGCACCCCCCAGGGCCTCGCCGACCTGATCCACCAGGGCGGCTGA
- a CDS encoding DUF2470 domain-containing protein: protein MRPFRTRVTEPTPAERVRSILAAAHSMTVVSDGLHAEVHRLRGTESVGNFHLHAPPEDSPPRDGIRLPVRLELTDIAPTPVRERLRARVTLTGVLAAPFDPEATESTCMEFGQAVLEDSRKREFVTLGELQESIPDPLATSEASMLTHLWDDHSECVPLFLRLVRPQPAKGIVRAVPVALDRLGVTLRLEYPSAHRDVRLPFATPAENPDQASSRIRALLDAARRVSRPNHLLA from the coding sequence ATGCGCCCCTTCCGCACCCGCGTCACAGAGCCGACGCCCGCCGAGCGCGTGCGGTCGATCCTGGCCGCCGCCCATTCGATGACGGTGGTGAGCGACGGGCTGCATGCCGAGGTGCACCGGCTCCGCGGCACGGAGTCGGTGGGCAACTTCCACCTTCACGCACCCCCCGAAGACTCTCCCCCCAGGGACGGGATACGCCTCCCGGTGAGACTGGAGCTGACCGACATCGCCCCCACGCCGGTGCGCGAACGGCTGCGGGCTCGAGTCACCCTGACCGGAGTGCTGGCGGCCCCGTTCGACCCGGAGGCCACGGAGAGCACCTGCATGGAGTTCGGCCAAGCGGTCCTGGAGGACTCCCGCAAACGGGAGTTCGTGACACTCGGCGAGCTGCAGGAGTCGATCCCTGACCCCTTGGCCACCAGCGAGGCGAGCATGCTGACGCATCTCTGGGACGACCACAGTGAATGCGTTCCCCTGTTCCTGCGTCTCGTGCGACCGCAGCCGGCCAAGGGCATCGTGCGCGCGGTTCCGGTGGCACTGGACAGGCTCGGCGTGACGCTGCGCCTCGAATATCCGAGCGCCCATCGTGATGTCCGGCTGCCGTTCGCGACACCCGCAGAGAATCCCGACCAGGCCAGCTCCCGGATCCGGGCCCTGCTGGACGCTGCCCGCAGGGTGTCCCGCCCCAACCACCTGCTGGCTTGA
- a CDS encoding DUF4142 domain-containing protein — MRSVKPSGRVAGTVLVVLGVVATLAALLIPVYFFDGNRSIALSRSGWQDDGKGTWKTEYGPLTSLDRDFLRSVRSAGLWEVPAGRAARERSTKRSVRIVGDHVVEGCGELDKRVIEASRALKVSLPNRATDAQRKYLLEIENAKGRKFDEVLVNRLRKQGGSTLALVSLVRDQTSNSMVRSLATRANSIALDHISVLEETGMVDYEALSQ; from the coding sequence ATGCGTTCCGTCAAGCCGTCCGGGCGAGTGGCCGGCACCGTGCTGGTCGTTCTCGGCGTCGTGGCAACGCTTGCCGCGCTGCTGATTCCCGTCTACTTCTTCGACGGGAACCGCTCCATCGCGCTCTCGCGGTCCGGGTGGCAGGACGACGGCAAGGGGACCTGGAAGACGGAATACGGACCGCTGACGTCGCTCGACCGTGACTTCCTGCGGAGCGTGCGGAGCGCGGGGCTGTGGGAAGTACCTGCCGGCCGTGCTGCACGAGAGCGAAGCACGAAGAGGTCGGTACGGATCGTGGGTGACCATGTCGTCGAGGGCTGCGGTGAGTTGGACAAGCGCGTCATCGAGGCCAGCCGCGCCCTCAAGGTGTCGCTTCCGAACCGGGCGACCGACGCCCAGCGGAAGTACCTGCTCGAGATCGAGAACGCGAAGGGCAGGAAATTCGACGAGGTTCTCGTCAACCGCCTCCGGAAGCAGGGGGGTTCGACCTTGGCCCTCGTGAGTCTCGTACGCGATCAGACCAGCAACTCGATGGTGCGGTCGTTGGCGACCAGGGCCAACTCGATCGCCCTCGACCACATCTCCGTGCTGGAAGAGACCGGAATGGTGGACTACGAGGCGCTCAGCCAGTAG